A region from the Mycolicibacterium litorale genome encodes:
- a CDS encoding LysR family transcriptional regulator substrate-binding protein — protein MASSSLPSLTLGYVPGGTPAKWARNWADRHPEAPLELRAVAAADAAAAVRDGTVDVALLRLPSDTSGLAVIPLYEETTVVVVPTDHLLTAADAVTAADLDGESVLLPLDNVVDWPEPPGAPVDHRPENTEAAIELVAAGIGALIVPQSLARLYHRKDLTYRPITDAPTCSVALAFPEGPQSTSLEEFIGIVRGRKPGSSRGQSEPAPKRTAREKTLAKQAARAAAGKVARKRGRR, from the coding sequence GTGGCTTCGTCCTCGCTGCCCTCGCTCACCCTCGGATACGTCCCCGGTGGGACGCCCGCGAAGTGGGCCAGGAACTGGGCGGACCGCCACCCCGAGGCTCCGCTGGAGTTGAGAGCCGTCGCCGCCGCAGACGCGGCCGCAGCCGTGCGGGACGGCACCGTCGACGTGGCCCTGCTCCGGCTCCCATCCGACACGTCGGGACTCGCCGTCATTCCGCTGTACGAGGAGACGACGGTCGTCGTGGTGCCGACCGATCACCTTCTCACCGCCGCAGACGCCGTCACCGCCGCGGACCTCGACGGGGAGTCGGTGCTGCTTCCGCTCGACAACGTCGTCGACTGGCCGGAGCCTCCCGGTGCCCCCGTCGATCACCGGCCCGAAAACACCGAGGCCGCAATCGAACTCGTCGCCGCCGGGATCGGTGCGCTCATCGTTCCGCAGTCGCTGGCCCGGCTGTACCACCGCAAGGACCTCACATACCGTCCGATCACCGACGCGCCGACATGTTCCGTCGCACTGGCCTTTCCGGAAGGGCCGCAGTCGACATCGCTCGAGGAGTTCATCGGCATCGTCCGCGGCCGTAAACCCGGATCGTCACGCGGCCAGTCCGAGCCGGCGCCGAAGCGCACCGCACGGGAGAAGACCCTCGCCAAGCAGGCCGCCCGCGCCGCTGCGGGAAAGGTCGCCCGCAAGCGCGGGCGACGCTGA
- a CDS encoding OFA family MFS transporter: MASATRASFFSRDRIVAPPGWSRWLVPPAALSIHLSVGAAYSWSVFKKPLEGALDISGTLSALPFTIGIVVLGLSAAIFGTWVDRNGPRMAMFAAMCCFCGGWLVGAAGLALGQYWLVLLGYGVIGGIGWGIGYISPVSTLIKWFPDKPGMATGLAIMGFGGGALIASPWSTAMLNAFGTDTAGIAKTFLVHGVVYAVFMSLGWLLIRVPRADWKPQGWNPPPVVEGSIVTGGQVSANNAIKTPQFWLLWVVLCFNVTAGIGILEKASPIYQDYFPAAGAAAGALAAAAAGYVAMLSLGNMLGRIGWSSLSDVIGRKNAYRLYLGVGALLYLTITLMSNSNKIVFLVATIVILSFYGAGFATVPAYLRDLFGTFQVGAIHGRLLTAWSAAGILGPIIVNSIADHQAAAGKDGPALYTLSFSIMIALLVTALVCNELIRPVSSKWHEPEPDRSTAAVEEVHR, translated from the coding sequence ATGGCATCGGCGACGCGAGCGTCCTTCTTCAGTCGCGACCGCATCGTCGCTCCGCCGGGCTGGAGCCGGTGGCTGGTCCCGCCCGCTGCGCTCTCGATCCATCTGTCCGTCGGAGCGGCCTATTCGTGGAGCGTCTTCAAGAAGCCGCTGGAGGGCGCTCTCGACATCTCGGGGACCCTCAGTGCCTTGCCGTTCACGATCGGCATCGTCGTACTCGGCCTGTCGGCGGCGATCTTCGGCACGTGGGTCGACCGCAACGGTCCGCGGATGGCGATGTTCGCCGCGATGTGCTGCTTCTGCGGCGGGTGGCTGGTCGGCGCCGCCGGCCTCGCCCTCGGCCAGTACTGGCTGGTGCTCCTCGGATACGGGGTCATCGGTGGCATCGGTTGGGGGATCGGCTACATCTCGCCGGTGTCCACGCTGATCAAGTGGTTCCCCGACAAACCAGGCATGGCCACCGGGCTGGCGATCATGGGATTCGGCGGCGGTGCGCTGATCGCCTCACCCTGGTCGACGGCGATGCTCAACGCCTTCGGCACCGACACGGCCGGTATCGCGAAGACCTTCCTCGTCCACGGCGTGGTGTACGCGGTGTTCATGTCGCTCGGGTGGCTGTTGATCCGCGTCCCGCGTGCGGACTGGAAACCCCAGGGCTGGAACCCGCCGCCCGTGGTGGAGGGATCGATCGTCACCGGCGGCCAGGTGTCGGCGAACAACGCGATCAAGACGCCGCAGTTCTGGTTGCTGTGGGTGGTCCTGTGTTTCAACGTGACGGCCGGCATCGGCATCCTGGAGAAGGCCTCGCCCATTTACCAGGACTACTTCCCGGCGGCCGGTGCAGCAGCGGGCGCGCTGGCCGCCGCGGCCGCGGGCTACGTGGCGATGCTGTCGTTGGGCAACATGCTCGGGCGCATCGGGTGGTCGAGCCTGTCGGACGTGATCGGCCGCAAGAACGCCTACCGGCTCTACCTCGGGGTCGGCGCGCTGCTGTATCTGACGATCACGTTGATGTCGAACTCGAACAAGATCGTGTTCCTGGTCGCCACGATCGTGATCCTGTCGTTCTACGGCGCGGGTTTCGCGACCGTACCCGCCTATCTCCGAGATCTTTTCGGCACGTTCCAGGTCGGCGCCATCCACGGCCGACTGCTCACCGCCTGGTCGGCGGCGGGCATCCTGGGGCCGATCATCGTGAACTCGATCGCCGACCACCAGGCGGCGGCCGGCAAGGACGGACCGGCGCTGTACACCCTGTCGTTCTCCATCATGATCGCGCTGCTGGTGACTGCGCTGGTCTGTAACGAACTGATCCGGCCGGTCTCGTCGAAATGGCATGAGCCCGAACCTGATCGGTCCACCGCTGCGGTAGAGGAGGTCCACCGGTGA
- a CDS encoding VOC family protein: MHRPIFVNLPVADVDRSRTFFTELGYTFNESFCNDTTLVVVLGDNLFAMLIQREVFDSFHPAQTADATKVKECVICLGVDSRDAVDALVERAIAAGGTAGDCEDEESMYGRSYNDPDGHSWQIFWFDTAADASDDISSRDPAAPAAP; encoded by the coding sequence ATGCACAGACCGATCTTCGTCAACCTGCCCGTCGCCGACGTCGACCGCTCGCGGACGTTCTTCACCGAACTCGGGTACACCTTCAACGAGTCGTTCTGCAACGACACGACGCTGGTTGTCGTACTGGGCGACAACCTGTTCGCCATGCTCATACAGCGCGAGGTGTTCGACTCCTTCCACCCGGCGCAGACCGCCGATGCGACCAAGGTGAAGGAGTGCGTCATCTGCCTCGGCGTCGACAGCAGGGACGCGGTGGACGCCCTGGTGGAGCGTGCCATCGCCGCGGGCGGTACGGCGGGCGACTGCGAGGACGAAGAGTCCATGTACGGCCGGAGCTACAACGACCCGGACGGCCACTCCTGGCAGATCTTCTGGTTCGACACCGCCGCCGACGCGTCCGACGACATCAGTTCTCGCGACCCTGCTGCGCCCGCAGCGCCTTGA
- a CDS encoding DUF5997 family protein encodes MSRPNAQSMKPATAAKKLDVYLPATPAEFQENPITRDELAALQADPPQWLKDLRRNGPHPKNLVAAKLGVSIAGLARGGVTEALTTDQINQLLEEKPDWLVAERESYQDVLREERRLKALRAQQGREN; translated from the coding sequence ATGAGCAGGCCGAACGCGCAGTCCATGAAGCCCGCCACGGCGGCGAAGAAGCTGGACGTGTACCTGCCCGCGACGCCTGCGGAGTTCCAGGAAAACCCGATCACCCGCGACGAGCTTGCCGCGCTGCAGGCGGATCCGCCGCAATGGCTCAAGGACCTCCGCAGGAACGGGCCGCATCCGAAGAACCTCGTGGCGGCCAAGCTGGGCGTCTCGATCGCCGGTCTGGCGCGGGGCGGCGTCACCGAGGCGCTCACCACCGATCAGATCAACCAGCTGCTCGAGGAGAAGCCGGACTGGCTGGTCGCCGAACGCGAGAGCTACCAGGACGTGCTGCGCGAGGAGCGACGGCTCAAGGCGCTGCGGGCGCAGCAGGGTCGCGAGAACTGA
- a CDS encoding MFS transporter small subunit has product MSESPVELHDYTPTVPKVSIALAWVWVAVPFGYGVYQLLLKVGQLFG; this is encoded by the coding sequence GTGAGCGAATCGCCCGTCGAACTGCACGACTACACGCCGACCGTCCCCAAGGTCTCCATCGCGCTCGCGTGGGTGTGGGTGGCGGTGCCGTTCGGCTACGGCGTCTACCAGCTGCTGCTCAAGGTCGGCCAGTTGTTCGGTTAG